A region of Corvus cornix cornix isolate S_Up_H32 chromosome 3, ASM73873v5, whole genome shotgun sequence DNA encodes the following proteins:
- the NKX2-2 gene encoding homeobox protein Nkx-2.2 isoform X2 encodes MSLTNTKTGFSVKDILDLPDTNDEDGSAEGGEEESEAPEPPRKAGVLGQTPLDTVPTLPLKGPFYDNSDNPYTRWLASAEGIQYSLHGLAAGGGGQDPSAKSPEPSADESPDNEKEAAGGGDAGKKRKRRVLFSKAQTYELERRFRQQRYLSAPEREHLASLIRLTPTQVKIWFQNHRYKMKRARAEKAATFQTGIPFSAYSAQSLQHMQYNAQYSAAGSPQYPTAHHLVPAQQWTW; translated from the exons GGCTTCTCGGTGAAGGACATTTTGGACCTCCCCGACACCAACGATGAGGACGGCTCGGCGGAGGGCGGCGAGGAGGAGAGCGAGGCGCCCGAGCCGCCCAGGAAAGCGGGAGTTTTGGGACAAACCCCCTTGGACACTGTTCCGACGCTGCCTTTGAAGGGCCCTTTCTACGATAACAGCGATAATCCGTACACGCGCTGGCTGGCGAGCGCCGAGGGCATCCAGTACTCCC TGCACGGGCTggcggccggcggcggcggccagGACCCCTCGGCCAAGTCCCCGGAGCCGTCGGCCGACGAGTCGCCCGACAACGAGAAGGaagcggcgggcggcggggacGCGggcaagaagaggaagaggagggtgcTCTTCTCCAAGGCGCAGACCTACGAGCTGGAGCGGCGGTTCCGGCAGCAGCGGTACCTGTCGGCGCCGGAGCGGGAGCACCTGGCCAGCCTGATCCGCCTCACCCCCACGCAGGTGAAGATCTGGTTCCAGAACCACCGCTACAAGATGAAGCGGGCGCGGGCCGAGAAAG CCGCGACTTTCCAGACGGGCATCCCGTTCTCGGCGTACAGCGCGCAGTCCCTGCAGCACATGCAGTACAACGCGCAGTACAGCGCGGCCGGCAGCCCCCAGTACCCCACAGCGCACCACTTGGTACCGGCGCAGCAATGGACTTGGTGA
- the NKX2-2 gene encoding homeobox protein Nkx-2.2 isoform X1, with protein sequence MSLTNTKTGFSVKDILDLPDTNDEDGSAEGGEEESEAPEPPRKAGVLGQTPLDTVPTLPLKGPFYDNSDNPYTRWLASAEGIQYSLHGLAAGGGGQDPSAKSPEPSADESPDNEKEAAGGGDAGKKRKRRVLFSKAQTYELERRFRQQRYLSAPEREHLASLIRLTPTQVKIWFQNHRYKMKRARAEKGMEVTPLPSPRRVAVPVLVRDGKPCHTLKAQDLAAATFQTGIPFSAYSAQSLQHMQYNAQYSAAGSPQYPTAHHLVPAQQWTW encoded by the exons GGCTTCTCGGTGAAGGACATTTTGGACCTCCCCGACACCAACGATGAGGACGGCTCGGCGGAGGGCGGCGAGGAGGAGAGCGAGGCGCCCGAGCCGCCCAGGAAAGCGGGAGTTTTGGGACAAACCCCCTTGGACACTGTTCCGACGCTGCCTTTGAAGGGCCCTTTCTACGATAACAGCGATAATCCGTACACGCGCTGGCTGGCGAGCGCCGAGGGCATCCAGTACTCCC TGCACGGGCTggcggccggcggcggcggccagGACCCCTCGGCCAAGTCCCCGGAGCCGTCGGCCGACGAGTCGCCCGACAACGAGAAGGaagcggcgggcggcggggacGCGggcaagaagaggaagaggagggtgcTCTTCTCCAAGGCGCAGACCTACGAGCTGGAGCGGCGGTTCCGGCAGCAGCGGTACCTGTCGGCGCCGGAGCGGGAGCACCTGGCCAGCCTGATCCGCCTCACCCCCACGCAGGTGAAGATCTGGTTCCAGAACCACCGCTACAAGATGAAGCGGGCGCGGGCCGAGAAAGGTATGGAAGTGactcctctcccctccccgcGGCGGGTGGCCGTGCCGGTCTTAGTCAGGGACGGCAAGCCCTGCCACACGCTCAAAGCTCAGGACTTGGCAGCCGCGACTTTCCAGACGGGCATCCCGTTCTCGGCGTACAGCGCGCAGTCCCTGCAGCACATGCAGTACAACGCGCAGTACAGCGCGGCCGGCAGCCCCCAGTACCCCACAGCGCACCACTTGGTACCGGCGCAGCAATGGACTTGGTGA